In Deltaproteobacteria bacterium, the DNA window AAGGCGGCGCTGTTCTAGCGATCAAGGCTGGCGTGCCAGTACTGCCTGTTGCCGTAAGCGGCACCAATCGAATTATTCCAGCGCGCTCCACCCATATCACCCCGGGCGACCTTCTCCTCAGAGTCGGTAAACCCATTCCAACCCAAGGCCTTGGGCTAGAAGACCGGGACAAGCTCATCCAAGAAGTGCGAGACACAATCGAAAAACTCTATGTGCCCAATTACGGCGTTAAAAATTAGAGCAACGAGAAGACCTGCTACGACACGCTAACGCAGCTGCGCGACCATCAAGATTAAAGCCACGTACCGAACCAACTTTCCAATGGCCATGCAGATGGTGCAATGCCACCAGTTTACCTTGAGGTAGCCCGCAGCAAGACACAACGGATCCCCTACGATGGGCAGCCAAGCAAAGAGCAGAGAGAGTGCGCCATACCTGCGAATTTTATCCAATGATTTTTGTAAGTTCTCACGCTCAAAATAACGGAGTCTAACTCCT includes these proteins:
- a CDS encoding DedA family protein; translation: MLESQLWILFSASFMSATFLPGASEVNIVHLVQEGQFPTTILVGVATAGNTLGGLTNYLVGFFAARGVRLRYFERENLQKSLDKIRRYGALSLLFAWLPIVGDPLCLAAGYLKVNWWHCTICMAIGKLVRYVALILMVAQLR